Part of the Gordonia crocea genome is shown below.
TGACCGACGACGAGTTCCAGGCCGCGAAGGCGGCGGTCATCAACGGCTCTCCCTAACCGCCGACTGGGCCCTCATTTCCGCCGAGTGGGCCCTATCTTCCGCCGAGTGGGCCCTAATCTTCCGTCGAGTGGGCCCTATCTTCCGCCGACTGGGCCCTGCCCCTCCTCGAACGCCGCCCGGAACCGAGGCGATTGGTAGAAGCCGGCCAACCGGTGGCGCACCACCTCGTCGAGGAATCCCCGTTCGTGGAGCCTCGCGATGACCGGCGGCCCGAACCGCAATCCCTCTTCGATCAGATCGGCACGGAAGACCCCGACCTCACCCAGCAGCTCGGTCAGCGGGGTGTCGCCGTACTTGTCAAAAACGTAGCCCACACCCTCGTCGAGCAGCGTGCGCAGGAAGGCGGTGTTGCGGAACTCGCGCCAGAACTCGAAGACCAGCACGACGATGTCGTCGACGTCCTCTTCGGCAACGAGGTCCCGATAGGCGCCGACCGGCTCGTCGCGATTGGTCCGCCAGACCTCGCGCGCCGCGTCCACGAGCAGTCCCTCGGCATCAGACTCGTTGCCGCGCAGCACTATCGCCGCGCCGGTTCGCGTCACCCGCTCGACCGTGCCGTCGATCACCGGGCGCACCGACCGTGCCAAGCCGCGTGCCCCGCGTCCGACGCGGCTGCGCAACCAGGCCGACAGTTCCGCGGCGGATGGCTCCCCGGCCGCTTCCGGCTCCTCCAAGGCGGCATCGACCGCCCGGGTCACCATCTCAACGGCGGTGTCGACGGTCGACGGCTCGCTCAGCACGCGACGCACAATCCGTCGGACGACGCCCAATTCGCCCACCGCCGTGGTCAATTCGTCGAACTGACGGTCCCCGATGAGATCCGAGAACCGGTACTCGTCGTTGACCCCGTGCCGGTAGAGCAACCGCGCAATCTCGCCGACGAGTTCCGGGATCGCACCCTCGACCGGTACCTGCGCGGCGTACTTGCGCGCCACGGCTTGCACGGGCTCGGGATCCACCGCCTGCGACAGGGTGAGGGTGTCGGCCATCGCCAGGAAGCGATCGACCTCCTCGACGATTGCCGACTCGAAGGCCTGCGGGTCCAGCAGCTGCCCGAGCTCGTGGGCGACGTGCGCGTCGAGCAGTCGCGTAGCGAGGTCGGCTGCTTCGTCAGGGGTGGCCATGGATCCCAGCCTAGGGCCTAGTCGACCTGCTTCACGATGCACGACTGTTCGGCGATGTCACAGGCGTCGCGGGCCGAGCTCTGCGAATACTCGCGCTGGGCCACGACGAACTGGCCGGGCTGACCGAACTCCTCGCCGTTGTAGACCTCGGCGCCGACCCGTGAAGCGAGGTCGCGCGCACTGTCCAGGCTGGTGAACGACCCATACTGGGCATACCACCCCGACGAGGCCGTCTCCGCCGAGGACGAGTCGTCGTCATCGCCGTACGGAGCCGCCGACGAACGCGGCGAGCGCGACGGCGTGGACGTGACCGTGGTCGTCTCCGTCGTCGTGATCGACTCGGTCATCGTCACCGTCGACGTCGGCGGACCTTCGCCATAATTCTCGGCCCGACGGGCCCGACTGTCGTTCACCGCCAGCAACGTGCCGCCGATGGTGATCGTCGCGAGGAAGACGGTGATTCCGACGATGGTCGCCAGAACCCACGGACTCCGCGGCGGGCGCCCATCGCCCGACGGCTCGACCGGGTCGTCGAACTCGACCGGATCCGCCGGGTAGTCGGGTTCGGGCGCGTAATACGGCTCCGGACGGGGCTGGGCGTATTGCCCGGCGGTATAGGCGGTCGTCTTGGTCAGATCGACCTCGTCCGCCCCCACCGAGCGGTGCCGGCCGGTACCCGTGCTGGAGAACCCACCCGTGCTCGGATACTGTCCGCCATAGGTCATGTCGCCACCTACAACACCGTGTAACCCAGTTCGAGCGCAGCGGTGGCGATCCCGGCATGCAACCCCGGGTGCGACAGCGGCAGCGACAACTCGGGCCGATCCGGCAACGCGTCGGCCCCCCGCTCGAACAGTGCGACACAGGGGCCTCCGGCGAACCGGCCCCGATACGCGATGCCGTCGACATCCTCGTACGCCTCGTGAATCGCGTGCGCCCATTGCTGGGCGACGCGGTGTGGTGCGGAATCCAGCGCGAATTGTCCCCCCGCCCGGGTCAACCAGGCGCCCCGCCCGATACCCCCGACGTCGAGCAGTGCGAGCTTGCGCGTGAACCGCGACGCGGTGAGATATGGCGTGCCGTGGAACCGGTCGATCAGCCGCGTTTCTTGGAACACCTCGGCCAGCGCGCCGCGCGGGCTCGCGGAGCCGTACCAGATCCCACTCTCCGGATGCATGCCCAGCGGCTGCGGGTGGTGGTCGAAACGCAGCACCGGCCCCCACGTCCGCGGGAAGTTCCACGGCAACACGTGTTCCCCTGCCGTCGCATGGACCCGCCAGACGACTTCGGACGGCAGTTTCACCATCTCTTCGCGCCGCACGCCGAGTGACCGCAGGTCATCGACGCCGGGCGGCCCCCCTAGACCGTCGACCACGATGCGGCGCTCACGAGATCCAGGACGTGCTGCAACTCTTCGTCGGTGACCGGGGCCCGACTCAGAAAGTCGGCAACCGACTGCGGATTACTGCCCTTCCGGGTCAACGACGGTTGCGGCACGGTCAGGATCTTGTGCACCTCCAGCGGGTGCGAGTCCGGGCGCAGCCGGGCGATGACCTCGTCGATGTGCGGCACGACCCCGCTGGGGGTGAACTGCGCGGACGGCATGAGGCGGCGTTCACCCCACAGGTAAGACCACAGCGTCCGCGCGGCAATGCGCTGGCGCACGCGCGCGGTCGTCACCCCCAGCCGCTCGGCCACCTCGTTCACCGTCAGCGACTCGGAGATGATCTGCTGCAGCTGAACGTCGCGCTGCAGGGTCATGACCGCAACCGCCCCGGGCTTCTCGTGGAAACCGGCCTCGGACAACAGCTTCTCGTCGTGGAAAGACAGCGCCGCATTGGCCAATCCGCCGTCGGCCGCCAGGGTCTCCAGGACCCCGACGAGCGCCGATCGGCCGACGCTGAGCCCGGTGACGGCGTGCAGCGCGTCCTCAAACCCGAGTTCTCCCGCCAGATACCGCTGAATGGGCTCGAATGATGATGCCGAGGTCATGGCCCCTCCCAACCCGATCGTCGAATTCGCTAACATCGATTACGACGTTAGCACCGTCGAACGACAAACCATGCCTACCCAGGCGCCGATGTCGCGCTCCGGGCGCCCGGCACCGTCGCGTAAACTCGCCGCTGTTGCAGCACACCTGAGTTATGGGGGCACAGTGGTCGACCCGCGGCAGACGCGTCAACTCTTCGACATCGGCGTTCTTTCGCTCGGTGTCCCGCTCGACGACCAGGAAGCGGCCCCCGACGCCAAGCAGGCGCTACTCGCCTTCACCCGCGCCAGCGAGGCCGAGCCGGACATGTGTGACGCTTGGTTGGGTCGGATCGCCTGCGGTGACCGCGACGGGGCCGTCATCTTCAACCTCTTCCGCTCGCGGTCCAACTTTCACCTGGAGTTCCGTCGCAACGGCCTACACCCCACGGCCATCGACGCCCGTTTTGCTACCGGCTACTACATCGACTACCCGATCCTGAGCCGGACCGACGTCGAGGCCGCCTACGCGGCGTCGCTCATCGCCGACCAGGACTACACCGCCGCCGACGAAGTCCTCAACGGCGCCCAGCGCACCCCGATCACCGATTACGTGCGAGGGCTGCTTCACTTCGTCACCCAACGCTGGCCCGATGTGATGAAGACGCTCAGTGGCTCCGGCGAGTGGACCGACGAGTACATGCGTGCCGGCGCCGACGTCATGGTGGGCACCGCGTGTGCCCGCACCGGATTGTTCGGCGAGGCGATCCGCCGCCTGTCGCAAGCCGAGGAGGGTCCGATCCCGGCGGCGGCGACCATGGCGCGCCACGTGCGCGGCCTGTGCCTGCGCGCCGACGACAAAGAGGACGAAGCACGGGCCATCTTCGAGGAGATCTACTCCCGCGACCCCGGTTTCGAGGCCAATGCGAAGGCCCTGCAGGATCCGCGCCTTCGCTTGATCATCACCGATCCAGCCGACGTCGAGCGGCGCACCGACCGGTGGGACCCCGACTCGGTGCCGAAGGAAGCTGCCGACGAGCAGTCCTCGGACCAGGTCGCGCTGCTGACACAGGCGCAGGCCGAATTGGACCGCCAGGTGGGGCTCGGGTCGGTGAAGACCCAGGTCGCCAAGCTCAAGTCGGCGGCACAGCTGGCCAAGGTACGGGCGGACAAAGGGCTCGCCACGACGGCGCGCAGCCAGCACCTGGTCTTCACCGGGCCACCGGGAACAGGTAAGACGACGATCGCCCGCGTCGTCGCCAAGATCTACTGCGGCCTGGGCCTGATCAAGTCAGACAAGCTCGTCGAGGCCAGCCGCCGCGACTTCGTCGGCCAGCACCTCGGTGCCACCGCCCCGAAGACGTCGGCGCTCATCGACTCCGCCCTCGACGGTGTGCTGTTCATCGACGAGGCCTACACCCTCATCCAGGACGGCCTCTCCGGCGGCGACGCCTTCGGCCGGGAGGCCGTTGACACGC
Proteins encoded:
- a CDS encoding DUF4279 domain-containing protein; this translates as MTSASSFEPIQRYLAGELGFEDALHAVTGLSVGRSALVGVLETLAADGGLANAALSFHDEKLLSEAGFHEKPGAVAVMTLQRDVQLQQIISESLTVNEVAERLGVTTARVRQRIAARTLWSYLWGERRLMPSAQFTPSGVVPHIDEVIARLRPDSHPLEVHKILTVPQPSLTRKGSNPQSVADFLSRAPVTDEELQHVLDLVSAASWSTV
- a CDS encoding RES family NAD+ phosphorylase, with the protein product MVKLPSEVVWRVHATAGEHVLPWNFPRTWGPVLRFDHHPQPLGMHPESGIWYGSASPRGALAEVFQETRLIDRFHGTPYLTASRFTRKLALLDVGGIGRGAWLTRAGGQFALDSAPHRVAQQWAHAIHEAYEDVDGIAYRGRFAGGPCVALFERGADALPDRPELSLPLSHPGLHAGIATAALELGYTVL
- the eccA gene encoding type VII secretion AAA-ATPase EccA, with product MVDPRQTRQLFDIGVLSLGVPLDDQEAAPDAKQALLAFTRASEAEPDMCDAWLGRIACGDRDGAVIFNLFRSRSNFHLEFRRNGLHPTAIDARFATGYYIDYPILSRTDVEAAYAASLIADQDYTAADEVLNGAQRTPITDYVRGLLHFVTQRWPDVMKTLSGSGEWTDEYMRAGADVMVGTACARTGLFGEAIRRLSQAEEGPIPAAATMARHVRGLCLRADDKEDEARAIFEEIYSRDPGFEANAKALQDPRLRLIITDPADVERRTDRWDPDSVPKEAADEQSSDQVALLTQAQAELDRQVGLGSVKTQVAKLKSAAQLAKVRADKGLATTARSQHLVFTGPPGTGKTTIARVVAKIYCGLGLIKSDKLVEASRRDFVGQHLGATAPKTSALIDSALDGVLFIDEAYTLIQDGLSGGDAFGREAVDTLLARMEADRDRLIVIIAGYDGEIDRFLATNEGLASRFARRIGFESYSPAELAQIAEVLADGRDSLLTPEAVALLHDACGPLFERTSNDPTAPRQRLIDLAGNGRFVRNVVEAAEEEREFRLSSGDVDIAELSTEDLTTITAEDMQAALSSVLSGLRLPV